The proteins below come from a single Oenanthe melanoleuca isolate GR-GAL-2019-014 chromosome Z, OMel1.0, whole genome shotgun sequence genomic window:
- the LOC130264816 gene encoding avidin-like encodes MLKGTSTEEDENKRRTDTEWDKFIREPSSGTCKEHIPTYLSCPCAAEMVRATPFLLVLFLAPGAPGLSVTKCTLTGDWKNDLGSNMSISEVKENGDFTGTYKTSVSAHPNKIIPSPLLGSQHLPDQLKQPTFGFTVHWNFTKTVSVFTGQCFVDGEGKEVLKTMWLWRSHDNKIKDNWNATVVGYNIFERLETHMDGGW; translated from the exons ATGCTGAAAGGCACGAGCACGGAAGAGGATGAGAATAAAAGACGGACTGACACGGAGTGGG ATAAATTTATAAGAGAACCATCATCAGGGACCTGCAAGGAGCACATCCCCACCTACCTCAGCTGTCCGTGTGCTGCAGAGATGGTGCGAGCAACTCCCTTCCTCCTCGTGCTCTTCCTGGCCCCGGGGGCTCCCGGCCTCTCCGTGACAAAG TGCACCCTGACCGGAGATTGGAAGAATGACCTGGGCTCCAACATGAGCATTtctgaagtaaaagaaaatggtGATTTCACTGGCACCTACAAAACATCTGTGTCAGCCCACCCGAATAAGATCATTCCTTCACCActgctggggtcccagcacctccctgaTCAGCTGAAGCAGCCCACCTTTGGCTTCACTGTCCACTGGAACTTCACAA AAACTGTCAGTGTTTTCACGGGCCAGTGCTTTGTGGATGGTGAAGGAAAGGAGGTTTTGAAGACCATGTGGCTGTGGAGGTCACACGACAACAAAATCAAAGATAACTGGAACGCCACCGT ggTTGGCTACAACATATTTGAGCGCCTGGAAACACACATGGATGGAGGGTGGTAG
- the LOC130265142 gene encoding avidin-like → MATTAMGTPGMLLLLTLALLTPHDAASRECDLQGLWRNELGSNMTILAMNTAGTFSGSYHTAVAATSKQILVSPLQGVQQHPSAKRHPTFSFTVLWQFSDSTTAFVGQCFVDHRGKETLETTWLLREEVLSHKDTWKATRVGTSTFTRIK, encoded by the exons ATGGCCACCACTGCCATGGGCacccctgggatgctgctgctgctcaccctggCCCTGCTCACTCCCCATGATGCTGCATCCAGGGAG TGTGACCTGCAGGGCCTGTGGAGAAATGAGCTGGGCTCCAATATGACCATCTTGGCCATGAACACAGCTGGGACCTTCTCAGGCTCCTACCACACTGCAGTGGCAGCCACCAGCAAGCAGATCCTGGTGTCACCCCTGCAAGGggtccagcagcatcccagtgcCAAGAGACACCCCACATTCAGCTTCACCGTGCTGTGGCAGTTCTCAG ACTCCACCACTGCCTTTGTGGGCCAGTGCTTTGTGGATCACCGTGGGAAGGAGACACTGGAGACCACGTGGCTCCTGCGGGAAGAGGTCCTGTCACACAAGGACACCTGGAAAGCCACAAG GGTCGGCACTTCCACCTTCACCCGGATCAAGTGA
- the LOC130265211 gene encoding avidin-like — MVRATPFLLVLFLALGAHGFSVKKCSLTGRWVNDLGSNMTIAAVNGNGNFAGTYHTAVTATNNEIKVSPLQGSMQKGSNQKGQPTFGFTVNWSFSDSITVFTGQCFVDSEGKEVLRTMWLLRSRVENINNDWKATRVGTNIFTRLPFQE; from the exons ATGGTGCGAGCAACTCCCTTCCTCCTCGTGCTCTtcctggccctgggggctcaCGGCTTCTCCGTGAAAAAG TGCTCCCTGACCGGGCGCTGGGTCAATGACCTGGGCTCCAACATGACCATCGCTGCAGTGAATGGAAATGGTAACTTCGCTGGCACGTACCACACAGCTGTGACAGCCACCAACAACGAGATCAAGGTGTCACCACTGCAGGGATCCATGCAGAAGGGCTCTAACCAGAAGGGTCAGCCTACCTTCGGCTTCACTGTAAACTGGAGCTTTTCAG aCTCCATCACTGTTTTCACGGGCCAGTGCTTTGTGGATAGTGAAGGAAAGGAGGTTTTGAGGACCATGTGGCTGCTGAGATCACGTGTGGAGAACATCAATAATGATTGGAAAGCCACCAG GGTTGGCACCAACATCTTCACCCGCCTGCCATTCCAGGAGTGA